From a single Pseudomonas serboccidentalis genomic region:
- the clpA gene encoding ATP-dependent Clp protease ATP-binding subunit ClpA produces the protein MLNRELEVTLNLAFKEARSKRHEFMTVEHLLLALLDNEAAATVLRACGANLDKLKHDLQEFIDSTTPLIPVHDEDRETQPTLGFQRVLQRAVFHVQSSGKREVTGANVLVAIFSEQESQAVFLLKQQSVARIDVVNYIAHGISKVPGHGDHSEGEQDMQDDEGGESSSSGNPLDAYASNLNELARQGRIDPLVGREMEVERVAQILARRRKNNPLLVGEAGVGKTAIAEGLAKRIVDNQVPDLLANSVVYSLDLGALLAGTKYRGDFEKRFKALLNELKKRPQAILFIDEIHTIIGAGAASGGVMDASNLLKPLLSSGDIRCIGSTTFQEFRGIFEKDRALARRFQKVDVVEPSVEDTIGILRGLKGRFEQHHNIEYSDESLRAAAELASRYINDRHMPDKAIDVIDEAGAYQRLQPVEKRVKRIEVPQVEDIVAKIARIPPKHVTSSDKELLRNLERDLKLTVFGQDAAIDSLSTAIKLSRAGLKSPDKPVGSFLFAGPTGVGKTEAARQLAKALGIELVRFDMSEYMERHTVSRLIGAPPGYVGFDQGGLLTEAITKQPHCVLLLDEIEKAHPEVFNLLLQVMDHGTLTDNNGRKADFRNVIIIMTTNAGAETAARASIGFTHQDHSSDAMEVIKKSFTPEFRNRLDTIIQFGRLSHEVIKSVVDKFLTELQAQLEDKRVLLEVTDAARSWLAAGGYDSAMGARPMARLIQDKIKRPLAEEILFGELAEHGGVVHIDIKDGELTFDFETTAEMA, from the coding sequence ATGTTAAACCGCGAGCTCGAAGTCACCCTCAATCTTGCCTTCAAGGAGGCTCGTTCGAAGCGTCATGAATTCATGACCGTCGAACACCTGCTGCTGGCCCTATTGGACAATGAGGCTGCCGCCACCGTATTGCGTGCCTGCGGCGCAAACCTCGACAAACTCAAGCACGACCTGCAGGAGTTCATCGACTCCACCACGCCATTGATCCCCGTCCATGACGAAGATCGTGAAACCCAGCCAACTCTGGGCTTCCAGCGTGTACTGCAGCGTGCTGTTTTTCACGTACAGAGCTCGGGCAAACGCGAAGTGACTGGCGCCAACGTGCTGGTTGCAATCTTCAGTGAGCAAGAGAGTCAGGCCGTGTTTCTGCTGAAACAGCAGAGCGTTGCGCGTATTGATGTCGTCAATTACATCGCCCATGGCATTTCCAAAGTGCCGGGGCATGGCGATCACTCTGAAGGTGAACAAGATATGCAGGACGACGAGGGCGGTGAGTCTTCTTCCTCAGGCAATCCTCTGGATGCTTATGCCAGTAACCTGAACGAACTTGCGCGCCAGGGGCGTATCGATCCGCTGGTCGGCCGCGAAATGGAAGTCGAGCGTGTCGCGCAGATTCTCGCGCGTCGGCGCAAGAACAATCCGCTGTTGGTGGGCGAGGCGGGCGTGGGTAAAACCGCGATTGCCGAAGGCTTGGCCAAGCGCATTGTCGACAACCAGGTGCCGGACCTGCTGGCCAACAGCGTCGTCTACTCGCTCGATCTCGGTGCTCTGCTCGCGGGCACCAAGTATCGCGGCGATTTCGAGAAGCGCTTCAAGGCGCTGCTCAATGAACTGAAAAAACGTCCGCAGGCGATCCTGTTCATCGACGAGATCCACACCATTATCGGTGCGGGGGCTGCGTCCGGTGGAGTGATGGATGCCTCGAACCTGCTCAAGCCATTGCTCTCGTCTGGCGACATTCGCTGCATCGGCTCGACCACGTTCCAGGAATTTCGCGGCATCTTCGAGAAGGACCGTGCCCTGGCGCGGCGCTTCCAGAAAGTCGATGTCGTCGAGCCGTCGGTGGAAGATACCATCGGCATCCTGCGCGGCCTGAAAGGGCGTTTCGAGCAGCACCACAACATCGAATACAGCGATGAGTCGTTGCGCGCTGCCGCTGAACTGGCATCGCGCTACATCAATGACCGGCACATGCCGGACAAGGCCATCGACGTGATCGACGAAGCGGGCGCCTACCAGCGTCTGCAACCAGTCGAAAAACGTGTGAAACGCATTGAGGTGCCGCAGGTTGAAGACATCGTGGCGAAGATCGCGCGGATTCCGCCGAAACACGTCACCAGTTCCGACAAGGAACTGCTGCGCAACCTGGAGCGTGACCTGAAGCTGACGGTGTTTGGTCAGGACGCCGCGATCGATTCGCTGTCGACCGCGATCAAGCTGTCCCGTGCCGGCCTCAAGTCGCCTGACAAGCCTGTCGGTTCGTTCCTGTTCGCAGGTCCTACCGGTGTCGGTAAAACCGAGGCCGCGCGGCAGCTGGCCAAGGCGTTGGGGATCGAACTGGTGCGCTTCGACATGTCCGAATACATGGAGCGTCACACCGTATCGCGTCTGATCGGTGCACCTCCAGGCTATGTCGGGTTCGATCAGGGCGGTCTGTTGACCGAAGCGATCACCAAGCAGCCGCACTGCGTATTGCTGCTCGATGAAATCGAGAAGGCGCATCCGGAAGTCTTCAACCTGCTGCTGCAGGTGATGGACCACGGTACGCTCACCGACAACAACGGGCGCAAGGCGGACTTCCGCAACGTGATCATCATCATGACCACCAACGCCGGTGCCGAGACTGCAGCGCGTGCTTCGATCGGTTTCACTCATCAGGATCACTCGTCCGATGCGATGGAAGTGATCAAGAAGAGCTTTACGCCTGAATTCCGTAACCGTCTGGACACCATTATCCAGTTTGGTCGCCTCAGTCATGAGGTCATCAAAAGTGTGGTGGACAAGTTCCTCACCGAACTGCAGGCGCAGCTGGAAGACAAGCGTGTGTTGCTGGAGGTTACCGATGCGGCGCGCAGCTGGCTGGCGGCCGGTGGTTACGATTCGGCCATGGGCGCACGTCCGATGGCGCGCCTGATCCAGGACAAGATCAAGCGTCCGTTGGCGGAGGAGATTCTGTTTGGCGAGCTGGCCGAGCATGGCGGTGTGGTTCACATCGACATCAAGGATGGTGAGTTGACGTTTGACTTCGAAACTACCGCAGAAATGGCCTGA
- the clpS gene encoding ATP-dependent Clp protease adapter ClpS — MHAISQIRLTFNQDRPLLQKDLPQEHDDDSAGVAVQEAKPALQAPPMYKVVLFNDDYTPMDFVVEVLEVFFNLNRELATKVMLAVHTEGRAVCGVFTRDIAETKAMQVNQYARESQHPLLCEIEKDG; from the coding sequence ATGCATGCAATCAGCCAGATTCGACTAACATTCAATCAGGATCGCCCGCTTCTCCAAAAGGATCTTCCACAGGAGCACGACGACGATTCGGCAGGCGTTGCTGTTCAGGAAGCAAAGCCTGCGTTACAGGCGCCGCCGATGTACAAGGTGGTTTTGTTCAACGATGACTACACACCGATGGATTTCGTCGTCGAAGTGCTCGAGGTGTTTTTTAACCTGAATCGCGAGCTGGCGACCAAGGTCATGCTGGCCGTCCACACAGAAGGACGGGCAGTATGTGGAGTGTTTACCCGCGACATCGCCGAGACAAAGGCCATGCAGGTCAACCAGTACGCCAGGGAAAGCCAGCATCCGCTACTCTGTGAAATCGAGAAGGACGGTTAA
- the icd gene encoding NADP-dependent isocitrate dehydrogenase gives MGYKKIQVPAVGDKITVNADHSLNVPDNPIIPFIEGDGIGVDISPVMIKVVDAAVQKAYGGKRKISWMEVYAGEKATQVYDQDTWLPQETLDAVKDYVVSIKGPLTTPVGGGIRSLNVALRQQLDLYVCLRPVRWFEGVPSPVKKPGDVDMTIFRENSEDIYAGIEWKAGSPEATKIIKFLKEEMGVTKIRFDENCGIGVKPVSLEGTKRLARKALQYVVDNDRDSLTIVHKGNIMKFTEGAFKEWAYEVAAEEFGATLLDGGPWMQFKNPKTGKNVIVKDAIADAMLQQILLRPAEYDVIATLNLNGDYLSDALAAEVGGIGIAPGANLSDTVAMFEATHGTAPKYAGKDQVNPGSLILSAEMMLRHMGWTEAADLIIKGTNGAIGAKTVTYDFERLMDGAKLVSSSGFGDALISHM, from the coding sequence ATGGGTTACAAGAAGATTCAGGTTCCAGCCGTCGGCGACAAAATCACCGTCAATGCAGACCATTCTCTCAATGTTCCTGATAACCCGATCATCCCCTTCATCGAAGGTGACGGCATTGGTGTCGACATCAGCCCGGTGATGATCAAGGTTGTCGATGCTGCTGTTCAGAAGGCCTACGGCGGCAAGCGCAAGATTTCCTGGATGGAAGTCTATGCCGGCGAAAAAGCCACTCAGGTTTACGACCAGGACACCTGGCTGCCCCAGGAAACCCTGGACGCGGTCAAGGATTACGTGGTTTCCATCAAAGGCCCACTGACCACGCCGGTCGGTGGCGGTATCCGTTCGCTGAACGTGGCCCTGCGCCAGCAACTCGACCTGTACGTCTGCCTGCGCCCGGTGCGCTGGTTCGAAGGCGTACCGAGCCCGGTGAAAAAGCCCGGCGACGTCGACATGACCATTTTCCGCGAGAACTCCGAGGACATCTACGCCGGTATCGAGTGGAAGGCCGGTTCCCCGGAAGCCACCAAGATCATCAAATTCCTTAAAGAAGAAATGGGCGTCACCAAGATCCGTTTCGACGAAAACTGCGGTATCGGCGTCAAGCCGGTGTCCCTCGAAGGCACCAAGCGTCTGGCGCGCAAGGCCCTGCAATATGTGGTCGACAACGATCGCGACTCGCTGACCATCGTGCACAAAGGCAACATCATGAAGTTCACCGAAGGTGCCTTCAAGGAATGGGCCTATGAAGTGGCGGCCGAAGAATTCGGCGCGACCCTGCTCGACGGCGGTCCGTGGATGCAGTTCAAAAATCCGAAAACCGGCAAGAACGTCATCGTCAAAGATGCCATCGCCGACGCCATGCTTCAGCAGATCCTGCTGCGCCCGGCGGAATACGATGTGATCGCGACCCTCAACCTCAACGGCGACTACCTCTCCGACGCCCTGGCGGCGGAAGTGGGCGGTATCGGTATTGCGCCGGGTGCCAACCTGTCCGACACCGTGGCGATGTTCGAAGCCACCCATGGCACCGCGCCGAAGTACGCCGGCAAGGACCAGGTCAACCCGGGTTCGCTGATTCTCTCGGCCGAGATGATGCTGCGCCACATGGGCTGGACCGAAGCGGCGGATCTGATCATCAAGGGCACCAACGGCGCCATTGGTGCGAAAACCGTGACCTACGACTTCGAGCGTCTGATGGACGGCGCCAAGCTGGTCTCGTCTTCAGGCTTCGGTGATGCGCTGATTTCGCACATGTAA
- a CDS encoding NADP-dependent isocitrate dehydrogenase encodes MPTRSKIIYTFTDEAPALATYSLLPIIEAYTASADIAVETRDISLAARILASFPEQLGDKAVADHLAELGDLAVTPEANIIKLPNISASVPQLQAAIKELQAQGYNLPDYPETVTTDAEKEAKARYDKIKGSAVNPVLREGNSDRRAPLSVKNYARKHPHKMGAWAKDSKSHVAHMSTGDFYGSEKAALIDAADVVKIELIAKDGTATVLKEKTSVQAGEILDCAVLSKNALRAFIAAEIESAKAQGVLLSVHLKATMMKVSDPIMFGQIVAEFYKDALTKHADVLAEIGFNLNNGIGDLYARIKALPAEQQAQIEADMAAVYAARPSLAMVNSDKGITNLHVPSDVIVDASMPAMIRDSGKMWGTDGQLHDTKAVIPDRCYATIYQAVIEDCKANGAFDPTTMGSVPNVGLMAKKAEEYGSHDKTFQTKADGVVRVTDSKGNLLMEQAVEAGDIFRMCQTKDAPIQDWVKLAVNRARASSTPAIFWLDPMRAHDGVVIEKVQAYLKDHDTSGLDIQIMAPVDAMKYTLQRTRSGLDTISVTGNVLRDYLTDLFPIMELGTSAKMLSIVPLMNGGGLFETGAGGSAPKHVQQLVEENFLRWDSLGEFLALAASLEHLGVNYNNPKALVLSKTLDQATGQFLDNNKSPSRKVGNIDNRGSHFYLAMYWAQALAAQTEDAALQAQFAPLAKTLTENEATIVAELNAVQGKPVDIGGYYHADAELISKAMRPSATFNAAVAALV; translated from the coding sequence ATGCCCACCCGCTCGAAGATCATCTATACCTTCACCGACGAAGCTCCAGCCCTCGCCACCTATTCCCTGCTGCCGATCATCGAGGCTTACACCGCCTCGGCCGATATCGCCGTGGAAACCCGCGATATCTCTCTTGCAGCACGCATCCTGGCCAGCTTCCCCGAGCAACTGGGCGACAAAGCCGTAGCCGACCACCTCGCCGAACTGGGCGACCTGGCCGTTACGCCTGAAGCCAACATCATCAAGCTGCCGAACATCAGCGCTTCGGTGCCTCAGCTGCAAGCGGCAATCAAAGAACTGCAAGCCCAGGGTTACAACCTGCCGGACTATCCGGAAACCGTGACCACCGACGCCGAAAAAGAAGCCAAGGCGCGTTACGACAAGATCAAGGGCAGCGCCGTGAACCCGGTTCTGCGTGAAGGCAACTCCGACCGCCGCGCTCCGCTGTCGGTCAAGAACTATGCGCGCAAGCACCCGCACAAAATGGGCGCCTGGGCCAAAGACTCCAAGTCCCACGTTGCTCACATGAGCACCGGCGATTTCTACGGCAGCGAAAAAGCTGCCCTGATCGACGCCGCTGACGTTGTGAAAATCGAGCTGATCGCCAAAGACGGTACCGCTACCGTCCTGAAAGAAAAAACCAGCGTTCAGGCTGGCGAGATCCTCGACTGCGCCGTGTTGAGCAAAAACGCCCTGCGTGCGTTCATCGCTGCTGAAATCGAAAGCGCCAAAGCGCAAGGCGTGCTGCTGTCGGTACACCTGAAAGCGACCATGATGAAGGTCTCCGACCCGATCATGTTCGGCCAGATCGTTGCCGAGTTCTATAAAGACGCCCTGACCAAGCACGCTGACGTGCTGGCCGAGATCGGCTTCAACCTGAACAACGGCATCGGCGATCTGTACGCTCGCATCAAGGCCCTGCCGGCCGAGCAGCAAGCGCAGATCGAAGCTGACATGGCAGCGGTCTACGCCGCGCGTCCATCGCTGGCGATGGTCAACTCCGACAAGGGCATCACCAACCTGCACGTGCCGAGCGACGTCATCGTCGACGCCTCGATGCCAGCGATGATCCGTGACTCCGGCAAGATGTGGGGCACCGACGGCCAGCTGCACGACACCAAGGCTGTGATCCCGGATCGTTGCTACGCAACCATCTACCAGGCCGTGATCGAAGACTGCAAAGCCAATGGCGCGTTCGATCCGACCACCATGGGCAGCGTGCCAAACGTCGGCCTGATGGCGAAGAAAGCCGAAGAGTACGGCTCGCACGACAAGACGTTCCAGACCAAGGCTGACGGCGTGGTTCGCGTCACCGACAGCAAGGGCAACCTGCTGATGGAACAAGCTGTTGAAGCTGGCGATATCTTCCGCATGTGCCAGACCAAAGACGCGCCGATCCAGGACTGGGTCAAACTGGCCGTCAACCGTGCTCGCGCCAGCAGCACCCCGGCAATCTTCTGGCTGGACCCGATGCGTGCCCACGACGGCGTAGTGATCGAGAAGGTTCAGGCTTACCTGAAGGATCACGACACCAGCGGCCTGGACATCCAGATCATGGCGCCGGTCGATGCCATGAAGTACACCCTGCAGCGCACTCGCTCCGGCCTCGACACCATCTCGGTGACCGGCAACGTACTGCGCGACTACCTGACCGACCTGTTCCCGATCATGGAACTGGGCACCAGCGCCAAGATGCTGTCGATCGTGCCGCTGATGAACGGCGGTGGCCTGTTCGAAACCGGCGCCGGCGGTTCGGCTCCGAAGCACGTGCAGCAACTGGTTGAAGAGAACTTCCTGCGCTGGGATTCGCTGGGCGAGTTCCTCGCGCTGGCAGCCTCCCTCGAGCACCTGGGTGTGAACTACAACAACCCGAAAGCGCTGGTTCTGTCCAAGACCCTGGACCAGGCCACCGGCCAGTTCCTGGACAACAACAAGTCGCCATCGCGCAAAGTCGGCAACATCGACAACCGCGGCAGCCACTTCTACCTGGCGATGTACTGGGCTCAGGCCCTGGCTGCCCAGACCGAAGACGCTGCACTGCAAGCGCAGTTCGCGCCCCTGGCCAAGACTCTGACCGAGAACGAGGCGACCATCGTTGCCGAGCTCAACGCCGTTCAGGGCAAGCCAGTGGACATCGGTGGTTACTACCACGCCGACGCCGAGCTGATCAGCAAGGCCATGCGCCCAAGCGCGACCTTCAACGCGGCGGTTGCTGCGCTGGTTTAA
- a CDS encoding cold shock domain-containing protein, producing MAVGKVKWFNNAKGFGFINTDAREGRDEDGKEIDFFAHYSAIEMDGYKTLKAGQLVSFEIVQGPKGLHAVKIKGATVASETAAHASRAEKVSS from the coding sequence ATGGCTGTCGGCAAGGTCAAGTGGTTCAACAATGCCAAGGGATTCGGCTTCATCAACACCGATGCCCGCGAAGGACGAGACGAGGATGGCAAAGAAATCGATTTCTTTGCACACTACTCCGCCATTGAGATGGACGGGTATAAAACCCTCAAGGCCGGACAACTCGTCAGCTTCGAGATCGTCCAGGGGCCCAAAGGCCTGCATGCCGTGAAAATCAAAGGCGCGACGGTTGCCAGCGAGACGGCTGCGCATGCCTCTCGTGCCGAAAAGGTGTCGAGCTGA